In Acaryochloris marina S15, the genomic window GCTAAGCTGATGATGCCTAATGTCAAAAACTTGGGCTCTTGCAGTACCTCTATGGCAATACCATTAGCCCACAACAGGGCATTAGACATGGCTGGGTTGCTTATATTGCATCTGATGAAAATGCCACAGTTGGCCTCGTTGGTCGAGTAGCGCTTGATAAGTACCTTGCTCGACAATTCGCCCTTTTTCTAGCACGACAACCTGATCAGCATTCGCAATGGTAGATAAACGGTGAGCAATGGCAATGACTGTTCTTCCAGCAACCAATTTCATCAACGACTCTTGGATCAATTGCTCTGTGACCGAATCGAGGGCACTGGTGGCCTCATCCAAAATCAAAATTTCGGGATTTCTCAAGAGTGCGCGGGCAATTGCAATCCGTTGACGTTGTCCACCGGACAGGCGAATGCCCCGATCACCCAGCTGAGTGTCGAACCCCTCGGGCATCTCACGAATAAATTTGAGGGCATTAGCCTGATCAGCAGCCTGTTGTACTTCTGAATCGGTGACATCAAATAGTCCATAGGCAATATTGTCGTGGACAGAGGCATTGAAGATATAAGTCTCCTGACTAACGATTGCCATCCGATCACGCAACGTCTTAACCTTGAGCCGTCGGAGATCAACGCCATCCACAAGAATTTGACCTTCTATTGGGTCAAAGAATCGCGGAAGCAAATCAGCTAGAGTAGATTTACCCGCCCCCGAGGCTCCCACTAGAGCAGTCACCTGACCTTTCTGAATTTCTAAATTTAGATTGTCTAGAACAAGTCGATCTGACTCATAGCCAAAGCTGACATCAACGAACCGTATGGCACTGTGCAACCCTTGAAAGGGAATAACACCATCTTCTAGAGTAAATTTAGGTTTCTTCGCCAATAGTTCACTTACATTCCGTAGTGATCCCTGCAAACTGATCAAATTAACCCGAGAATCAGAGAGTTGAGCAATGAGGGGCAATGTGCGTGAAACCACAAATAAAAAAGCTAACAATGTGGATGCTTGTAGTGCTCCACCCGCTATCAAAATTGTGTAAGCCGAAGTAATAAGAACAATTAGAAGTGTACTGGTAATCCCTCGGGAGATTGGCTGCACCTTGAGCATATCTTGCGTCATCTCCTGGGCAGTGTTCAAGATATGATCAGCAGCTTGGTAATAGCGTCGGCGTTCAAAATTTTGAGTATTGCAGGCGTGAACTGTACGGATGCCATAGATAAACTCTAAAGTAATCGCTGTAAATTGCTTGTTTGCTTGAGGGACAGCAAAACTGGTGTTTCTAACCTGGCGCTGCAGCACTTGTAGCCCCCAAGATAAAATTCTCACAAACAAGAATGTTGCTAGAGATAACTGCCATGACAGCATCACCATAGAAACGCCATAGCCTAGTAACAAAGACTGTTGTGTAACCATCATGGCAACAGTCATTAAAGCTTGTTGAATCTGGTTTATCTCACTGGTGAGTGTGTTGGTTAGTGAACCCGTATCAGAGACTAAATAGTAACTGAGGCTAAACCTTTGGAGCTGCTCAAATAATTTTTTGCGGAGGCGGTTGACGAGCCCGAGAGCGGTAAACCGGAAATATAGCTGTCCCCAGAAAGAACCAAATATCTGAAGCCAGGTTACCATCAAGGTCAAACCGGCCAGACGATATACACGCTGACTTGCTGAAGTTTGAATTCCCAAGAAACCCATATCAATCCAATCAATTCGTGTTTGCAAAGGGGGAGCGTGAGGGGAAGTGAGTCCTTGGAGCAATGCCCCAATCAAGCCAATACTCAAGGCAGCCATCAAAGCAGACAAAAAAGAACATAATAGAGCTAACACAAGGTAACGACGATAATATTTCAGCTCTCGCAGAATCAATTCATGTTCCTGCCATAAGTGGGTTGCTTTCAGTACATTACGAATGGCTATAGGCAGTTGCAATTGCAGTCTTAGCATTTAGTTTTCATAAGACTAGACTGAAGGGGCAGTCAGCTTTGATACAGGCCATATCCCTTGATCTAAAATGGGGGTCTACGTCATGCCAATTGAATTTACTTCGGGTACTTTCCCCGCTGCTTGCAGCGAAGGAATTAGCTCACAATCTAAACCGAAGGTTTGGGAGTGAAACTCTTTTCATACCCCGACTGCTTTCAGCGGGGTAGTTGATTATTTAACCTGGAGATATAAACAATCTAGAGGCCATATCTCCAGGGTTTAAGTATTTATGTTTATAGTGTTTCCGTAAACTAGAATTATTGTGCTTCAAATGCCCTTTGGCTGTCGCAAGTCAACGGACAAGCAGCAAAAATAGCTGGAGTCTGTTTGTTTGTCTTTGGATTGAGCCAAAGCAAGCCAGGAGATTGATGTGGGTGTATCCCCCAAACCGTAAGTGAACCTGCAGCGCCCAGCAAGATGATCACATTAGCTGTCAAAATAAAGCCTGCAACTAATGCAATTGAACTCATTGGCAACACAATCTGCAAACCTAGAGCCAGTAATGCACCACTAATAAAAATGAGTGCCACAACAGGAAACCCCACCACTAACCAACAGACGGTAAGCGTAAAAACCCAGATTAAAAAGCATTTTATTGTTTCTCCCAAAGACCAATTCGGGAAGGCTAAAGAGTTCGATGAGATCATAGTTTTCCCTCAAGTTTGGTAGGATATTATTTTTAAAAAACAGCGTTTAGCCGACCTGTCACAGAGCACTTATGTTTAGAATCTTCCCCTTTATACTGCCGACGACTAAGGACTTAATATCTTTGATTGGCTCAAACTCCTTTCTACACAAGACTTTTAGTCTCAATAAAAAAGTAAATCTTTAACTCGTTCGGAGTACAACTATTTCTGAAGGTAGGCTATTTCTTTAGAATAGTGGGGCAATGTGTCATATACATGTGAAACGTATGCCATGTTCATGACTCAGAGGCAGTCAGTTTGATAAATGGAGATTTACCCCCTAATATTACGTAGCTGATCGCGGATCAAAATTTGGGGCTAGCAGGGCTCTTTTGGATTAGGACTGTTTGTGTTGTGTCGTTACCATTTGCGTATGCAACCGCATTTTTACCCGCTGATTTCGCGGTATACATGAGTTTGTCTGCAGCTTGAATCAGCTCATCAATAGAATTGGGCGTATATTCAACAATTAAGACACCCATGCTGCAGGTGACAGGCCATTGATGCTTTTCCATTTCTTCAAGTAGAATTTTCTGCAATCTGGCAACTATATGCTTGACTTCTGTCTCTTCAGGTATGTGCAGGAGAGCTGCAAACTCATCCACTCCTATACGAGCAACAAGATCAGTTTCTCGTAAGCAGTCACTCAGAATATCCGAGACGATTGAAAGAAGGACATCTCCGGTGTGATGTCCCCATTGATTGTTAATGGTCTTAAAGTTATCTAGATCCAAATAAAGAAGCGCGAAAGGACAGTGGTAGCGCTTAAATCGCTGGACTTCCATATTGACGGCGTGATAGAAGGCTCTGTGGTTCAACAGCTTCGTCAAGGGATCTGTTCGAGCGAGTTGGCGCTCGGACTCTAGAATCAGCCTCTGTTCAGCCAGCAAAGAGGCAACAACCATAAAAAAGCCTAAACGTGTTAAGGCATTCCAATACAACAGATAAGACTGGGAAAACTGCAACCCGGCAAGTCTGTTAGTCGCCAGCCATAGTGCAGCACTCACTAAAGACATTATGAAACCACTCCTACGACTAATACCCCAGGCTACGAGAGTAACTGGTAGTAAGTAGAAGATAGAAAAGGATAGTTCAAATCCTGTCCAGTAATCCATCACGCCTATGATGAGCAAGGCAAATGTGGCGATTCCCCATAAAAGTGGTTTAGAACTCTGCTCAATTAATAAGAGTAAAGTTCTCATTACAGCTCTCCAGACAACTAATAATTCGTGATCACAAAATGGTTCGGTTATGTTTGAGTGGAACGACTCAACTGCATCAGCAATGAAGGTCTATCCCTATTAGACTAGGGGGAGAAATCTTGAGTCTTCAGAACATTCCAATACATGCTCTAATGTATATTGCTCAGCCT contains:
- a CDS encoding GGDEF domain-containing protein, translating into MRTLLLLIEQSSKPLLWGIATFALLIIGVMDYWTGFELSFSIFYLLPVTLVAWGISRRSGFIMSLVSAALWLATNRLAGLQFSQSYLLYWNALTRLGFFMVVASLLAEQRLILESERQLARTDPLTKLLNHRAFYHAVNMEVQRFKRYHCPFALLYLDLDNFKTINNQWGHHTGDVLLSIVSDILSDCLRETDLVARIGVDEFAALLHIPEETEVKHIVARLQKILLEEMEKHQWPVTCSMGVLIVEYTPNSIDELIQAADKLMYTAKSAGKNAVAYANGNDTTQTVLIQKSPASPKF
- the hepA gene encoding heterocyst formation ABC transporter subunit HepA, which translates into the protein MLRLQLQLPIAIRNVLKATHLWQEHELILRELKYYRRYLVLALLCSFLSALMAALSIGLIGALLQGLTSPHAPPLQTRIDWIDMGFLGIQTSASQRVYRLAGLTLMVTWLQIFGSFWGQLYFRFTALGLVNRLRKKLFEQLQRFSLSYYLVSDTGSLTNTLTSEINQIQQALMTVAMMVTQQSLLLGYGVSMVMLSWQLSLATFLFVRILSWGLQVLQRQVRNTSFAVPQANKQFTAITLEFIYGIRTVHACNTQNFERRRYYQAADHILNTAQEMTQDMLKVQPISRGITSTLLIVLITSAYTILIAGGALQASTLLAFLFVVSRTLPLIAQLSDSRVNLISLQGSLRNVSELLAKKPKFTLEDGVIPFQGLHSAIRFVDVSFGYESDRLVLDNLNLEIQKGQVTALVGASGAGKSTLADLLPRFFDPIEGQILVDGVDLRRLKVKTLRDRMAIVSQETYIFNASVHDNIAYGLFDVTDSEVQQAADQANALKFIREMPEGFDTQLGDRGIRLSGGQRQRIAIARALLRNPEILILDEATSALDSVTEQLIQESLMKLVAGRTVIAIAHRLSTIANADQVVVLEKGRIVEQGTYQALLDQRGQLWHFHQMQYKQPSHV